A single genomic interval of Perca fluviatilis chromosome 19, GENO_Pfluv_1.0, whole genome shotgun sequence harbors:
- the borcs7 gene encoding BLOC-1-related complex subunit 7 produces MASAESQPRFGQSVKGLLSDKVGSCSGDVIAMTRQVLKGSRSQELLGQAARNMVIQEDAILHSEDSLRKMSIITTHLQYQQEAIQKNVEHSKNLQDQLRHLLK; encoded by the exons ATGGCGTCAGCTGAGTCCCAGCCGCGGTTTGGCCAGTCTGTCAAAGGCTTACTATCCGATAAAGTGGGCTCCTGTAGCGGGGACGTGATCGCAATGACCCGTCAAGTGCTGAAGGGATCCCGGAGTCAGGAG CTCCTTGGTCAAGCAGCAAGAAATATGGTCATTCAGGAGGACGCCATCCTGCATTCTGAGGAT AGTCTGAGAAAAATGTCCATTATCACCACACATTTACAATACCA gCAGGAGGCCATCCAGAAGAA CGTGGAGCACTCTAAAAACCTGCAGGACCAGCTGAGACACCTGCTAAAGTGA